One region of Streptomyces leeuwenhoekii genomic DNA includes:
- a CDS encoding TetR/AcrR family transcriptional regulator, giving the protein MPKGPTKRRPQTTARLLEAARETFAERGFHGSSIEAICERAGLTRGAFYSNFRTKDELFFALFDLHARRVIDRLTRAIDELDTSDDPVRAVLTRMGTVDETERGWYLLSTEFTLYAIRHPRTGRVLAEHDRRLREEIVRLLARLFDRLGRRPTVDLDALARLITAVHEGSLAQSLVEPDRLAPEHLAVTFLPPLIDTVSEPVPREE; this is encoded by the coding sequence GTGCCGAAGGGACCCACCAAGCGGCGTCCGCAGACGACCGCGCGGCTGCTGGAGGCGGCCCGGGAGACGTTCGCCGAGCGCGGCTTCCACGGCTCCTCCATCGAGGCGATCTGCGAGCGGGCGGGGCTGACCCGCGGAGCGTTCTACTCCAACTTCCGCACCAAGGACGAGCTGTTCTTCGCGCTGTTCGACCTGCACGCGCGGCGGGTGATCGACCGTCTGACCCGGGCGATCGACGAACTGGACACCTCCGACGACCCCGTACGGGCGGTACTGACCCGCATGGGCACCGTGGACGAGACCGAACGCGGCTGGTATCTGCTGTCCACCGAGTTCACCCTGTACGCGATCCGGCATCCCCGCACCGGCCGCGTCCTGGCCGAGCACGACCGCCGTCTGCGCGAGGAGATCGTCCGTCTGCTCGCCCGTCTCTTCGACCGCCTCGGCCGCAGACCGACGGTCGACCTGGACGCCCTGGCCCGCCTCATCACGGCCGTCCACGAGGGCTCCCTGGCGCAGAGCCTGGTCGAACCCGACCGCCTGGCCCCCGAGCACCTGGCCGTGACCTTCCTGCCGCCGCTGATCGACACCGTCTCCGAACCGGTGCCCCGCGAGGAGTGA
- a CDS encoding cellulose binding domain-containing protein — MPPLHRSGRPAVTGAARTARGGPHRLARTAAVLAAAFALLPLADAAGAAPTAPRAATAADAGVRVNTQASLGRLSDVARGVNAAVWDSHMNDPEVATLMKAAGVGAMRYPGGSYADIYHWQTHTAPGGYVAPGTGFDSFMDTVRATGAQPVLLANYGSGTPEEAAGWVRYANVTKDYGAKYWEIGNEIYGNGHYGNGWEHDEHEDKSPREYARQVRAYAEAMKAVDPTIKIGAVLTTPGHWPDGVVAEGDPGDWNHTVLSEVTDVIDFVSVHWYAGGSGTTAEDAMARLSGLPGELREVRSQIDRYAGPDSPRIGIALTEINTNTGGARLTARPNGLFAADAYMTALENGVFTVEWWNTHNGAGQITTVDGETDYGDMGMLSSGACSGDVCQPPPNTPFHPYFGLKMTRELGTAGDTMVATASSGQDVSAHAVHRRDGRLSVLLINKNPDAARTVDLDYTGFTPSAAAPEVRRYARGDSDITGVTGGEASASRVTVPPYAMITVTLSPQAGTGPGASAAQAPGTPRLEAVTDTTARLSWQGAQGAARYLVQERDGAHTRLIGESTGASVTLRNLPPGSTHTVNVLAADASGRLSAPSAPLTFTTGTPRDATCAVTYHQDQSWGNGFVATVTVRNLSATPISGWTVDWEWPTDRQSVSSGWNATFHQSGRQVRVTAPEGAGPLAPDGGSAASFGFVGANDGPNPQPTVFRLNGTVCSSG; from the coding sequence GTGCCACCACTGCACAGATCCGGCCGGCCGGCCGTCACCGGCGCCGCCCGCACCGCGCGAGGCGGTCCCCACCGCCTCGCGCGCACCGCGGCGGTGCTGGCCGCCGCGTTCGCCCTGCTGCCCCTGGCGGACGCCGCGGGCGCCGCGCCCACCGCACCCCGGGCGGCCACCGCCGCCGATGCCGGCGTCCGGGTCAACACCCAGGCGTCACTGGGCCGGCTCTCCGACGTCGCCCGCGGCGTCAACGCCGCCGTCTGGGACTCCCACATGAACGATCCCGAGGTGGCCACGCTGATGAAGGCGGCCGGTGTCGGGGCGATGCGCTACCCCGGCGGCTCCTACGCGGACATCTACCACTGGCAGACCCACACGGCGCCCGGCGGATACGTCGCTCCCGGCACCGGCTTCGACTCCTTCATGGACACCGTCCGGGCCACCGGGGCGCAGCCGGTCCTGCTCGCCAACTACGGCTCGGGCACGCCCGAGGAGGCGGCCGGCTGGGTCCGGTACGCGAACGTCACCAAGGACTACGGCGCGAAGTACTGGGAGATCGGCAACGAGATCTACGGCAACGGCCACTACGGCAACGGCTGGGAGCACGACGAGCACGAGGACAAGAGCCCCCGGGAGTACGCCCGCCAGGTCCGCGCCTACGCCGAGGCCATGAAGGCCGTCGACCCGACGATCAAGATCGGCGCGGTGCTCACCACGCCGGGCCACTGGCCGGACGGCGTCGTCGCCGAAGGCGATCCGGGCGACTGGAACCACACCGTGCTCTCGGAGGTCACCGACGTCATCGACTTCGTCAGCGTCCACTGGTACGCGGGCGGTTCCGGCACCACCGCCGAGGACGCCATGGCCCGGCTGTCCGGGCTCCCCGGCGAACTGCGGGAGGTGCGCTCCCAGATCGACCGGTACGCGGGCCCCGACTCCCCGCGCATCGGCATCGCGCTCACCGAGATCAACACCAACACCGGCGGGGCCCGGCTCACCGCCCGGCCCAACGGCCTGTTCGCCGCGGACGCGTATATGACGGCCCTGGAGAACGGCGTCTTCACCGTCGAGTGGTGGAACACCCACAACGGGGCCGGCCAGATCACCACCGTCGACGGCGAGACCGACTACGGCGACATGGGGATGCTCTCCAGCGGCGCCTGCTCCGGTGACGTCTGCCAGCCGCCGCCGAACACGCCGTTCCACCCCTACTTCGGCCTGAAGATGACCCGCGAACTGGGCACCGCGGGCGACACCATGGTCGCCACCGCCTCCTCCGGGCAGGACGTCTCGGCACACGCCGTGCACCGTCGCGACGGGCGCCTGAGCGTCCTGCTCATCAACAAGAACCCGGACGCCGCGCGGACCGTGGACCTCGACTACACGGGCTTCACCCCGTCCGCCGCCGCCCCCGAGGTGCGCCGGTACGCGCGCGGCGACAGCGACATCACCGGCGTCACCGGCGGGGAGGCGTCCGCCTCCCGGGTCACCGTGCCGCCGTACGCGATGATCACCGTCACCCTCAGCCCGCAGGCCGGGACCGGCCCGGGCGCCTCGGCGGCCCAGGCCCCGGGCACCCCGCGGCTGGAGGCGGTGACCGACACCACCGCCCGCCTGTCCTGGCAGGGCGCGCAGGGAGCCGCCCGCTATCTGGTCCAGGAGCGCGACGGCGCGCACACCCGGCTGATCGGCGAGTCCACCGGCGCCTCCGTGACCCTGCGCAACCTGCCCCCGGGCAGCACCCACACGGTCAACGTACTGGCGGCCGACGCCTCGGGACGGCTCTCCGCCCCGTCCGCCCCGCTCACCTTCACCACCGGCACCCCGCGGGACGCGACCTGCGCCGTGACGTACCACCAGGACCAGAGCTGGGGCAACGGCTTCGTCGCCACGGTCACCGTCCGCAACCTCTCCGCCACCCCGATCAGCGGCTGGACCGTGGACTGGGAGTGGCCGACGGACCGCCAGTCGGTGTCCTCCGGCTGGAACGCCACGTTCCACCAGAGTGGCCGGCAGGTGCGGGTGACCGCTCCCGAGGGTGCGGGACCGCTCGCCCCCGACGGCGGCTCCGCGGCGTCGTTCGGATTCGTCGGCGCCAACGACGGGCCCAACCCGCAGCCGACGGTCTTCCGCCTCAACGGCACCGTCTGCTCCAGCGGCTGA
- a CDS encoding SAM-dependent methyltransferase, translating to MSGRGFPGVAQQVAAFLEHAGGAPLEFGVRAWDGSTAGARSGSTLVLRDPRAARRILWRPGQLGAARAFVAGDCDIEGDLVAVMRQLGSLLGASWPRLAGAALESLRTGLDRGFLGPPVARPSAEVRRYRGARAIRHHYDVGDEFYRLVLGPSMIYSCAYWPGGERTGFGLAEAQRAKLDMVCRKLGLRPGMRLLDLGCGWGGLLLHAARHYGVTGVGVTLARNQARLAARRIAEAGLQDRVEVRLQDCRAVQDGPFDAVASIEMTHHLSRSGQRAHASALARLVVPGGRVLSHELCVLRDGRKLMRSPFMLRYPHPDLRPGTVGRSALLAERSGLELLDTENLRDHFVPTIRGWLANLEQHRERATALVGYETVAVWRLFFAVGLLSFEAGLASVQHLLYVRPRPAGRHVLAARPNGYRRPEADGDPAGPPSG from the coding sequence ATGAGCGGAAGAGGCTTCCCAGGCGTCGCCCAGCAGGTCGCCGCTTTCCTGGAACACGCGGGGGGCGCCCCGCTGGAGTTCGGCGTTCGCGCGTGGGACGGCAGCACGGCCGGAGCCCGGTCCGGCTCGACGCTGGTGCTGCGCGATCCCCGGGCGGCACGCCGGATCCTCTGGCGGCCGGGACAGCTCGGCGCCGCCCGCGCCTTCGTGGCCGGTGACTGCGACATCGAAGGCGATCTCGTCGCCGTCATGCGGCAGCTCGGCTCCCTGCTGGGCGCGTCCTGGCCGCGCCTGGCGGGCGCCGCGCTGGAGAGTCTGCGCACCGGGCTGGACCGCGGCTTTCTCGGGCCTCCCGTCGCCAGGCCCTCGGCCGAGGTCCGCCGGTACCGCGGGGCCCGCGCGATCCGGCACCACTACGACGTCGGCGACGAGTTCTACCGACTGGTGCTCGGACCGTCCATGATCTACTCCTGCGCGTACTGGCCCGGCGGCGAGCGCACCGGCTTCGGGCTGGCCGAGGCCCAGCGGGCCAAGCTCGACATGGTCTGCCGCAAGCTCGGCCTGCGACCGGGGATGCGATTGCTGGACCTCGGCTGCGGCTGGGGCGGTCTGCTCCTGCACGCGGCGCGGCACTACGGCGTGACGGGGGTGGGCGTCACCCTCGCCCGGAACCAGGCGCGACTGGCCGCGCGGCGGATCGCGGAGGCCGGCCTCCAGGACAGGGTCGAGGTGCGGCTGCAGGACTGCCGGGCGGTCCAGGACGGTCCGTTCGACGCGGTGGCCAGTATCGAGATGACCCACCACCTGTCCCGGTCCGGACAGCGCGCGCACGCGTCCGCCCTGGCCCGGCTGGTGGTCCCGGGCGGCCGGGTGCTCAGCCACGAGCTCTGTGTCCTGCGCGACGGGCGGAAACTGATGCGCAGCCCGTTCATGCTCCGCTACCCGCACCCGGACCTCCGTCCGGGAACGGTGGGCCGCAGCGCGCTGCTGGCCGAACGCTCCGGTCTGGAACTGCTCGACACGGAGAACCTGCGGGATCACTTCGTCCCCACCATCCGGGGCTGGCTGGCCAACCTGGAGCAGCACCGCGAGCGGGCCACCGCGCTGGTCGGGTACGAGACGGTGGCAGTCTGGCGGCTCTTCTTCGCCGTCGGCCTGCTGTCCTTCGAGGCCGGACTGGCCAGTGTCCAGCACCTGCTCTACGTCCGGCCCCGGCCCGCCGGCCGGCACGTCCTGGCCGCGCGTCCGAACGGATACCGGCGGCCGGAGGCGGACGGCGACCCGGCCGGCCCGCCCTCCGGCTGA
- a CDS encoding SDR family oxidoreductase: MTTLITGATGFLGSRLLLGLLTRRGRHVTVLGRGTAAELRSRVLAILESLAGGEIGAPARSRLRCVAGDVTRPWLGLAPAVYGRLAREAEAVWHCAGDIALAGERERLFRTNVHGTERVLEFAGATAPGCRLVHLSTVAVAGGRREGVVAEEDLTDAFGFETHYDESKYRAERLVRDWARRLGRPVVVLRPGIVASDAAPREGLPGHPLRVLGDMIGTVARNGAPGIPPAASLRREGTGLRLRLRVPADAEFNIVPDGHATEAMLRIGHDTAEDGGGVRTCHIVHPRETPMRLIVDAIEAHHPGLALDCVDALPDPTPAERFVADHLPGFLSYCHHRRLYGRERAVERTGGLPDPAPIDRDYLARAMGFAGAVPHAGDRATADT; the protein is encoded by the coding sequence GTGACCACACTGATCACCGGCGCCACCGGATTCCTGGGCTCCAGGCTTCTGCTCGGTCTGCTCACCCGCCGCGGACGGCACGTCACCGTACTGGGCCGGGGAACCGCCGCCGAGCTGCGTTCCCGCGTCCTCGCGATCCTGGAGAGCCTCGCGGGAGGCGAGATCGGCGCACCGGCCCGCTCGCGGCTGCGCTGCGTCGCGGGGGACGTCACCCGGCCGTGGCTCGGCCTGGCGCCCGCCGTGTACGGGCGTCTGGCCCGGGAGGCCGAAGCGGTCTGGCACTGCGCCGGGGACATCGCGCTGGCGGGCGAGCGCGAGCGGCTGTTCCGCACCAACGTGCACGGCACGGAGCGGGTCCTGGAGTTCGCCGGGGCCACCGCGCCGGGCTGCCGCCTGGTCCATCTGAGCACCGTGGCCGTGGCGGGCGGGCGCCGCGAGGGCGTGGTCGCCGAGGAGGACCTCACCGACGCGTTCGGTTTCGAGACCCACTACGACGAGTCCAAGTACCGGGCGGAGCGGCTGGTACGGGACTGGGCGCGGCGGCTGGGCCGGCCGGTCGTCGTGCTGCGGCCCGGCATCGTCGCCTCCGACGCGGCGCCCCGGGAGGGGCTGCCGGGGCACCCGCTGCGGGTCCTGGGCGACATGATCGGCACCGTGGCCCGCAACGGGGCGCCGGGGATCCCCCCGGCGGCGTCACTGCGCCGGGAGGGGACCGGGCTGCGGCTGCGGCTGCGCGTGCCCGCGGACGCGGAGTTCAACATCGTCCCGGACGGTCACGCCACGGAGGCGATGCTGCGCATCGGCCACGACACCGCCGAGGACGGCGGCGGCGTACGGACGTGCCACATCGTGCACCCGCGCGAGACGCCGATGCGGCTGATCGTCGACGCCATCGAAGCCCACCACCCCGGCCTCGCCCTCGACTGCGTCGACGCGCTGCCCGACCCCACCCCGGCCGAGCGCTTCGTCGCGGACCACCTGCCCGGGTTCCTGAGCTACTGCCACCACCGACGCCTCTACGGCCGCGAGCGCGCCGTCGAACGGACGGGCGGGCTCCCCGACCCCGCTCCGATCGACCGGGACTACCTGGCCCGGGCCATGGGCTTCGCGGGCGCGGTGCCGCACGCCGGGGACCGGGCGACCGCGGACACTTGA